A genomic segment from Drosophila miranda strain MSH22 chromosome 3, D.miranda_PacBio2.1, whole genome shotgun sequence encodes:
- the LOC117187980 gene encoding putative transcription factor SOX-14 produces the protein MIAEPTQGTLDTNTNTDTDTDSLTNGPAISIATTPINPAPTQPIRKRIRTPTSKTQSEQAITHSTTAVAGTLPVPVPSPVAAAAAAPNPPTPTSRSRSRSSMDNERSPAQGTPKMTVIVLDADVVFGSARVPVNSSTPYSDATQTKKHSPGHIKRPMNAFMVWSQMERRKICERTPDLHNAEISKELGRRWQLLSKEDKQPYIAEAEKLRKLHLIEYPNYKYKPQKKQSRSPGALKQNQDADGSEVKNDTQNSTLSTIAINGTPTAGRKSKRSTSTCQTGSVSKRIRNNDTGDTSKPKYNVNVKAPIEQQHNNAVDIMLPSTDNLLSYQSSEYLPLNTNSNADCDLKLHSDLNAGQMENLSPNPRENLTEDVYKYYSFFANSTDNEDSQLEVNSSSNSHHNQSDPAAGLMENLSDIGPLNATEEFSEDVQKYLPFCDESLLDVNSVNNNGTNNSSHTNFSDCHNIIEDNILNDANLHSASHQIPPYVPDTSECFVEDCAGGDNSSSHQVQPQTVTMNIEIHNSTRLYGGGGDGGHTFQNDDFNPIPTAAEDSECSILTASHSPQFVFSSISNSFVESDAMGSHPCTYITQDYTGNVIETNNDLNYTAHDNNGALLAYTSEDLPLQPTGSHLEFNTNKYEFESYYKM, from the exons ATGATAGCTGAGCCAACTCAGGGAACTCTTgataccaacaccaacaccgatACGGATACCGATTCGCTTACCAACGGGCCTGCTATTAGTATTGCAACCACCCCAATAAACCCAGCCCCAACTCAACCGATACGGAAACGGATACGGACACCAACAAGTAAAACACAAAGCGAGCAAGCTATTACTCATTCGACGACGGCTGTGGCTGGGActctgcctgtgcctgtgccctCGCCtgttgctgcagctgcagctgcaccGAACCCCCCCACACCCACAtccagatccagatccagatccagCATGGACAACGAAAGATCTCCAGCACAGGGCACTCCCAAAATGACAGTCATAGTCCTCGACGCCGATGTGGTATTTGGTTCGGCACGGGTGCCTGTCAATTCCAGTACCCCGTATTCAGATGCAACTCAA ACGAAGAAACATTCTCCCGGCCATATCAAGAGACCCATGAATGCATTCATGGTGTGGAGTCAAATGGAGCGTCGGAAGATTTGTGAGCGAACGCCAGACTTGCATAACGCCGAGATATCCAAAGAATTGGGTAGACGATGGCAGCTCCTGAGCAAAGAAGACAAGCAGCCCTACATAGCCGAGGCAGAGAAGCTCAGGAAGCTGCACTTGATCGAGTATCCTAACTACAAGTACAAGCCACAAAAGAAGCAGTCGAGATCTCCGGGAGCGCTAAAGCAGAATCAGGATGCGGATGGAAGCGAAGTTAAAAATGACACACAGAATAGCACTTTGTCCACTATTGCAATTAATGGAACCCCCACTGCCGGCCGGAAAAGCAAAAGATCTACCTCTACATGTCAAACTGGTTCAGTTTCGAAACGTATAAGAAATAATGACACGGGTGATACTTCGAAACCTAAATACAATGTAAATGTAAAAGCTCCGATAGAGCAACAGCACAATAATGCCGTTGATATTATGTTACCATCAACCGATAATCTTTTAAGCTATCAATCATCTGAATATTTACCTCTGAACACGAATAGCAATGCTGATTGCGATCTAAAACTACACTCAGACCTAAATGCAGGTCAAATGGAAAATCTTTCCCCCAATCCACGAGAGAATTTAACCGAAGATGTTTACAAGTATTACTCATTTTTTGCAAACTCCACCGACAACGAGGACTCCCAGTTGGAGGTGAACTCTTCGTCCAATAGCCACCACAATCAGTCGGATCCAGCCGCAGGGCTGATGGAGAATCTATCCGATATAGGTCCGCTGAATGCCACGGAGGAGTTCTCCGAAGATGTCCAGAAGTATTTGCCATTCTGTGACGAATCCTTGTTAGATGTGAACTCTGTCAATAACAATGGAACCAACAACAGTTCCCATACGAACTTCTCGGATTGCCACAATATTATTGAAGACAACATTTTAAATGATGCCAACTTGCATTCGGCCAGCCATCAAATACCTCCGTATGTGCCTGACACTTCCGAGTGTTTTGTGGAAGACTGCGCTGGTGGCGACAACTCGTCCTCCCATCAAGTTCAACCGCAAACTGTTACGATGAACATCGAGATACACAACAGCACTCGTCTAtatgggggagggggagatGGCGGGCATACATTCCAAAATGACGATTTCAATCCGATTCCGACGGCGGCTGAAGACAGCGAGTGCAGCATACTGACCGCCTCACATTCGCCACAATTCGTCTTCAGCAGCATAAGTAATAGTTTCGTTGAATCAGATGCTATGGGTTCACAcccatgtacatatataaccCAAGACTACACCGGAAATGTAATTGAAACAAACAATGATCTCAACTACACCGCACATGATAACAACGGAGCTCTCCTAGCTTACACATCTGAGGATTTACCCCTTCAGCCTACTGGTAGTCATTTAGAGTTTAACACTAACAAATATGAGTTTGAAAGTTATTATAAAATGTGA
- the LOC108160710 gene encoding PAS domain-containing serine/threonine-protein kinase: MADQCGMVEPTNGESTCSRSYQDTSSILNMMDPNAFNMPPPNLHSSKGINPNKAIFTIDSNNGQIFIVNNKACHLLGYTSQELRNKSFFDLLNCKTESHISSLAEMQIDVDEGRVVLLSGKVIEMKTKQSTKILVSLWIRQIDNEGRNIAVAEPVQRHICQIGIDRFGAITMADSATATIFLYYSTEDVVGVNITTLIPFIKLPDPDSREISKSLRKQRATGRTTDNVKFPLCLLITTPEAIGSSTTHSCNTCFNITVWVFQNLSGLIVVDEIGNVQTCNQPFSVLMFGYGQEKITKMHISSILPNFGKDFREDKSPNVSNTSITSNDWEPDTDPFIVDNESSLQSCKKLSAIPPASDHSLNDVGLNGGTHLSCNQEGNSDMISDIRPPEDITIDDILTPVNPSKKFASDEYEESLSHLNEMSLDKVKSQSIEACDASSSNPATRLLSSINGNFLGEAIHADGTVIDVVYSVLLHVLPCSRRVYCIWVCRDPSNRLESDKYNYANLTSTFNSMASTIEQSLGQVIKTTAAQNSSRPNSLSLMSKYEDELYSGDYSKHYTSIRQIGKGAYGYVNMAFRNTDRLLVITKFILKEKLCPQFMIKNRDGKEVPIEIHLLQTLDHKNIVSVLDVFENDLFYQLVMEKHGSGMDLWTFIERRPLMEEKLGSYIFRQIADAVYYLHEQKILHRDIKDENIIIDHHFNIKLIDFGSATFMEEGKYFSTFYGTTEYCSPEVLAGNRYVGPELEMWALGVTLYVLMFFENPFIDVEDTVKAEVQIPKMVSEQLSRLLTSMLNKDPKYRCTMLQLVNDPWLTQEVNSSLFNFSWIVPCKAHEAEPDTHFMGYYSSTSVLSTISPQESFSHIEDCSIGGPDEDTKLTATQKTGIKLWKNNEDKHNKMETLYAKQFQLNSSISNHELRLSLPAASHTETGKQICSSKSENDIFKHKLEPCVSAYNVVSLHDVNTKPRTLNLK; encoded by the exons ATGGCGGATCAATGCGGCATGGTGGAACCTACTAATG GCGAAAGCACTTGTTCCCGCTCTTATCAAGACACATCGAGTATTTTAAATATGATGGATCCAAACGCCTTTAATATGCCGCCTCCCAACTTACATTCGTCGAAGGGGATAAACCCGAATAAGGCGATATTTACGATAGACTCAAATAACGGACAGATCTTCATTGTTAACAATAAAGCATGCCACTTGTTGGGATATACGTCGCAGGAGTTACGGAACAAAAGCTTTTTTGATTTACTAAATTGTAAAACGGAAAGTCACATTTCGTCATTGGCGGAAATGCAGATTGATGTCGATGAGGGAAGAGTTGTCCTGCTCAGTGGCAAAGTGATAGAAATGAAGACAAAACAGAGCACTAAGATATTGGTCTCGCTCTGGATTCGACAAATAGACAACGAAGGACGGAACATAGCTGTCGCCGAGCCGGTTCAGAGACACATTTGCCAAATAGGCATTGACCGCTTCGGTGCGATAACAATGGCCGACTCTGCCACTGCGACAATATTCCTTTATTACTCCACCGAAGACGTCGTTGGAGTGAACATTACAACACTAATACCCTTCATAAAACTCCCAGATCCGGACAGTAGAGAGATATCGAAGAGCCTGCGCAAGCAGAGAGCCACAGGACGCACCACAGACAATGTTAAATTTCCGCTCTGCTTGCTTATAACTACACCGGAAGCGATTGGTTCTTCAACAACGCATTCCTGCAATACGTGCTTCAACATAACCGTGTGGGTTTTCCAAAATCTGAGTGGGCTTATTGTGGTAGATGAAATAGGCAACGTTCAGACTTGCAATCAGCCGTTCTCTGTGTTGATGTTCGGATACGGCCAggaaaaaataacaaaaatgcATATATCTTCAATTTTACCTAACTTCGGCAAAGATTTCCGCGAAGATAAAAGCCCAAACGTCTCGAATACATCCATTACCAGCAATGATTGGGAGCCCGATACAGATCCGTTTATCGTTGATAACGAGTCCTCACTTCAATCTTGTAAAAAACTGTCCGCAATCCCACCTGCAAGTGATCATTCTCTCAACGACGTGGGACTGAATGGCGGAACCCACTTAAGCTGTAACCAGGAGGGTAACAGCGACATGATTTCCGATATTCGACCACCCGAAGACATTACAATAGACGACATTTTGACACCAGTGAATCCCTCGAAAAAGTTCGCCTCTGACGAGTATGAAGAGTCGCTATCCCACCTAAATGAAATGAGCTTGGACAAGGTGAAGTCCCAATCTATAGAGGCTTGTGATGCTTCAAGCAGTAATCCAGCCACGAGGCTACTCAGTTCGATTAATGGAAACTTTCTGGGAGAGGCGATTCACGCTGATGGCACTGTCATAGACGTTGTGTACTCGGTATTGCTCCATGTGTTGCCCTGCTCCCGCCGAGTGTATTGCATTTGGGTGTGTCGAGACCCCTCCAATCGCTTAGAGAGCGACAAGTACAACTATGCCAATCTCACATCAACATTCAACAGCATGGCAAGCACTATCGAGCAGTCCCTGGGGCAAGTTATTAAGACAACAGCTGCTCAGAATTCCAGCAGACCAAACTCTCTCTCATTGATGTCCAAGTACGAAGACGAGCTGTACTCGGGGGACTATAGCAAGCACTACACTTCGATCCGGCAAATTGGCAAGGGAGCTTACGGCTATGTTAATATGGCTTTTCGGAACACTGATCGGCTATTGGTTATAACAAAGTTTATTTTGAAGGAGAAACTTTGCCCTCAATTTATGATTAAGAACCGGGATGGCAAGGAAGTTCCTATCGAGATCCACCTCCTGCAGACCTTAGATCACAAGAATATAGTATCGGTGCTAGATGTTTTTGAGAACGATTTATTCTACCAGCTGGTGATGGAGAAACACGGTTCGGGAATGGACCTATGGACGTTCATTGAACGACGGCCTTTAATGGAGGAGAAGTTGGGAAGCTATATTTTCCGGCAAATTGCGGATGCCGTCTATTATTTGCATGAGCAGAAAATACTCCATCGTGATATAAAGGACGAGAATATAATCATTGATCATCATTTTAACATAAAGCTAATAGATTTCGGTTCAGCGACATTCATGGAAGAAGGCAAATACTTTTCAACGTTTTATGGCACGACCGAGTACTGCAGTCCCGAAGTCCTGGCTGGCAATAGATATGTCGGTCCCGAGCTTGAAATGTGGGCCCTCGGCGTCACTCTGTACGTCTTAATGTTTTTCGAGAACCCATTTATCGACGTCGAAGATACTGTAAAGGCAGAAGTCCAAATACCAAAGATGGTATCGGAGCAGCTGAGTCGTCTTTTGACGTCCATGCTGAACAAAGATCCCAAATACCGCTGCACAATGCTGCAGCTAGTAAACGATCCTTGGCTCACGCAAGAAGTCAATTCTTCGCTCTTTAATTTTTCATGGATTGTTCCGTGCAAGGCGCATGAGGCAGAACCCGACACTCATTTCATGGGCTACTACTCCAGCACATCAGTGTTGTCAACCATTTCGCCGCAGGAGAGCTTCTCCCATATTGAAGACTGCTCCATAGGCGGGCCAGACGAGGACACAAAGCTGACGGCAACACAAAAAACAGGCATAAAACTATGGAAAAATAATGAAG ATAAGCACAATAAGATGGAAACACTTTATGCGAAGCAATTTCAATTGAATTCCTCAATCAGTAATCATGAACTGAGATTATCGCTTCCTGCTGCGAGCCACACTGAGACAGGAAAACAAATATGCTCTTCAAAATCGGAAAACGATATATTTAAACACAAACTTGAACCATGCGTCTCTGCCTATAACGTAGTTAGCTTGCACGACGTTAACACAAAACCTAGAACCCTGAATTTGAAGTAA
- the LOC108160696 gene encoding peptidylglycine alpha-hydroxylating monooxygenase codes for MARKIGISMPCCYILLVNLISVYSLVDQGMYRRNSYESATGSTGSFPFLMPLVSPKTPDLYLCTPIKVDPTTTYYIVGFNPNATMNTAHHMLLYGCGEPGTTKSTWNCGEMAQATAEEKASPCGPRSHSQILYAWARDAQKVSLPAGVGFKVGKDSPTKYLVLQVHYAHVDRFKDGSTDDSGVFLDYTEKPLQKLAGTLLLGTDGMIPAMKTEHMESACEITENKVLFPFAYRVHTHEMGKVVAGYRVRSNSEGIQEWVQLGKRDPLTPQMFYNVTNTEPILSGDQLAMRCTIKNTRHRITKIGPTNEDEMCNFYLMYYVDHGETLDMKYCFSQGPPYYYWSNPDTGLHNIPHIEASTL; via the exons ATGGCTCGAAAGATTGGAATCTCAATGCCCTGTTGCTACATTTTGCTAGTCAATTTAATAAGTGTGTACAGCCTGGTGGACCAGGGGATGTACCGAAGGAATAGTTATGAATCCGCAACAGGCTCCACAGGATCTTTCCCCTTCCTGATGCCCTTGGTTTCACCGAAAACT CCGgatttgtacttgtgcactccAATAAAAGTCGATCCAACTACCACATACTATATTG TTGGATTTAATCCGAATGCAACCATGAACACGGCTCATCACATGCTTCTGTACGGGTGTGGCGAGCCAGGAACAACCAAAAGCACTTG GAACTGCGGAGAAATGGCCCAAGCAACGGCTGAGGAAAAGGCCAGCCCCTGCGGACCTCGTTCTCACTCTCAG ATCCTATATGCATGGGCGAGAGATGCCCAAAAGGTAAGTTTGCCTGCGGGTGTTGGCTTTAAGGTTGGCAAGGACTCGCCAACCAAGTATTTGGTACTGCAAGTGCACTACGCTCACGTTGACAGATTCAAGG ATGGTTCCACCGATGACTCTGGCGTGTTCCTAGACTACACAGAAAAGCC CCTTCAAAAGTTAGCTGGCACACTATTATTGGGCACAGAcggaatgattcccgcaatgAAAACAGAGCACATGGAATCAGCTTGCGAAATAACTGAGAATAAAGTACTATTTCCATTTGCCTATCGTGTGCACACTCATGAAATGGGAAAGGTTGTGGCTGGATATAGAGTGCGATCGAATAGCGAGGGAATTCAAGAATGGGTTCAACTTGGAAAGCGGGATCCGCTTACGCCTCAGATGTTTTACAATGTCACGAACACCGAACCCATTTTGAGCGGCGATCAGCTCGCCATGAGGTGTACCATCAAAAATACCCGTCATCGGATAACTAAAATTGG CCCCACCAACGAAGATGAAATGTGCAATTTTTACCTTATGTACTATGTGGACCATGGGGAGACTCTGGACATGAAATATTGCTTCAGCCAAGGTCCCCCCTACTATTACTGGTCCAATCCCGACACCGGCCTACACAATATCCCACATATCGAAGCGAGCACCTTGTAA
- the LOC108159121 gene encoding uncharacterized protein LOC108159121, with product MSKFHTLMGTLLDYFLLFVLRMIGNMSSPIYEHYRCAPSRQHAGSLWTPNNMQESEPAPSLEQRTGTENLLLDSLEPEPLANMFNSIQLMAINVVNQMQTVLQKRVTSKVSTNAAMPGLDAFHQCEPSSCYFFIDLRNTTNRFKDSQEEFGNSTSHLSNDKNNNADDTAGSSAKMSMQRQRSISECSDNSFDICFEDDDESSVQHTACSDDDEDYEQSEVCECSNDSSTTNKKVRFNLKPEVHVMLAWDFAYRAARKSEWQVMARDRFRFQQRIHRVAPILNPILTPNHREQVYKARFRNVE from the exons ATGTCGAAATTTCACACCCTTATGGGAACGTTGCTTGACTATTTCCTTCTCTTTGTTCTTCGAATGATTGGAAACATGAGCTCCCCAATATACGAGCACTATCGATGCGCGCCGTCGCGCCAGCATGCTGGATCATTGTGGACACCTAACAATATGCAGGAATCAGAGCCAGCGCCTTCGCTTGAACAGCGAACGGGTACGGAGAACCTGCTCTTGGATTCACTGGAGCCAGAACCTTTGGCCAACATGTTCAATTCTATCCAATTAATGGCGATTAATGTTGTCAACCAAATGCAAACGGTCTTGCAGAAACGAGTGACGTCGAAGGTGTCAACAAACGCTGCAATGCCCGGGCTCGATGCGTTTCATCAATGCGAACCGTCGTCTTGTTACTTTTTTATCGATCTGCGAAACACTACAAACCGCTTTAAGGACTCTCAGGAAGAATTTGGCAATAGCACTAGTCATCTATCCAACGACAAGAACAATAATGCTGATGACACGGCTGGTTCATCTGCTAAGATGTCTATGCAGCGGCAGAGGAGTATTTCGGAATGCAGCGATAATAGTTTTGATATTTGCTTCGAGGACGATGACGAAAGTAGCGTGCAACACACAGCATGcagcgatgatgatgaggattACGAACAGTCTGAGGTGTGTGAGTGCAGCAACGACAGCTctacaacaaacaaaaag GTGCGTTTCAACTTGAAGCCCGAAGTACATGTTATGCTCGCCTGGGACTTTGCTTATCGGGCAGCGCGGAAGAGCGAGTGGCAAGTGATGGCTCGGGATCGTTTCCGATTCCAGCAGAGGATTCATCGTGTAGCTCCAATTCTAAATCCCATCCTGACTCCAAATCACAGAGAACAAGTCTACAAGGCTCGATTCCGCAATGTAGAATAA
- the LOC108160697 gene encoding paxillin homolog 1 → MAPTICCKCDKEIDDQAICSSGKSYHPEHFTCTECEKPIGMSEFKLLKNELVCNECFLKKHATRCYVCGSLILERAIAAVGRKWHEECFKCVGCCQNLLTSTFFEVNGYLFCKNDFRKAFSSRCAGCGEPIDKKAIVALNTKWHPRCFECFNCGERIATDNFNIENGNPFCLKCSGEPTRNQITN, encoded by the coding sequence ATGGCCCCTACGATCTGCTGCAAGTGCGATAAAGAAATCGACGACCAGGCAATATGCAGCTCTGGCAAGTCGTACCATCCGGAGCACTTCACATGTACGGAGTGTGAGAAGCCCATAGGAATGTCGGAGTTTAAGCTTCTGAAAAACGAGCTGGTTTGCAACGAGTGCTTTCTGAAAAAGCATGCCACTAGGTGCTATGTCTGCGGCTCTCTTATTCTGGAGCGTGCCATTGCTGCGGTTGGACGCAAGTGGCACGAAGAGTGTTTTAAGTGCGTCGGGTGCTGTCAAAACCTGTTGACTTCGACGTTCTTCGAAGTCAACGGGTATCTGTTCTGTAAGAATGACTTCCGGAAAGCCTTTTCGTCCCGTTGCGCCGGCTGTGGAGAGCCCATCGACAAGAAAGCCATAGTCGCCTTGAACACGAAATGGCACCCTCGTTGCTTCGAGTGCTTTAACTGCGGAGAGCGTATTGCCACTGATAACTTCAATATCGAGAACGGAAACCCGTTctgcctaaagtgcagtggagaACCCACCCGAAATCAAATTACAAATTAA